A region of Vigna radiata var. radiata cultivar VC1973A chromosome 6, Vradiata_ver6, whole genome shotgun sequence DNA encodes the following proteins:
- the LOC106762924 gene encoding uncharacterized protein LOC106762924, translating to MEFAALSGAAQLGSFNPLRTNLQSPIQHNPLPFCYASFPSSFRRVCSLKAILSTHTPTSTNKMFGPHSDDDLEFSALTALSPLDGRYWGKVKELSPYLSESALIYFRVLVEIKWLLQLSMIPEIVEVPSFSESAKTFLQSLIDDFSLEDALEVKNIERVTNHDVKAVEYFLKQKCQSNAEVAKVLEFFHFACTSEDINNLAHGLMLKETMNSVMFPVMDKIIKALCDMAKDNAHVPMLSRTHGQPASPTTLGKELAIFAVRLSRERKDLSHIEILGKFAGAVGNYNAHVVAYPNVNWPQVAEQFVHSLGLSFNPYVAQIETHDYMAKLFHSLIQFNNILIDFDRDVWGYISLSYFKQITKAGEIGSSTMPHKVNPIDFENSEGNLGVANGVLSHLSMKLPISRWQRDLTDSTVIRNMPVGIGHSLLAYKSTLQGIGKLQVNEARLGEDLNQCWEVLAEPIQTVMRRYGVPEPYEKLKELTRGKAVNKESIRVFIEGLDIPEEAKTNLLKLTPDTYVGAAVELARTVENVVNIVIGSNIQ from the exons ATGGAGTTCGCCGCACTCTCTGGCGCTGCCCAGCTTGGGAGCTTCAACCCTCTTAGAACTAACCTGCAAAGTCCTATACAACACAATCCTCTTCCATTTTGCTAtgcttctttcccttcttccttTCGCAGAGTTTGCTCCCTCAAAGCCATCCTCAGCACCCACACACCCACCTCCACCAACAAAATGTTTGGACCCCATTCAGATGATGATTTGGAATTCTCTGCTTTGACGGCGTTGTCCCCATTGGATGGTCGTTATTGGGGCAAAGTCAAAGAACTGTCTCCTTATTTGAGTGAATCTGCCTTAATCTATTTTCGGGTTCTTGTTGAG ATAAAATGGTTGCTGCAGCTGTCTATGATTCCTGAAATTGTTGAGGTTCCCAGTTTCAGTGAGAGTGCTAAGACTTTCTTACAAAGCCTGATTGATGACTTTAGTCTTGAAGATGCCTTGGAGGTTAAAAACATTGAGAGGGTCACAAATCATGATGTCAAAGCGGTGGAGTACTTCTTGAAACAGAAATGTCAATCCAATGCTGAAGTGGCTAAG GTGCTTGAGTTTTTCCATTTTGCATGCACATCTGAGGATATAAATAACCTTGCCCATGGCTTGATGCTGAAGGAAACAATGAATTCTGTAATGTTTCCTGTCatggataaaataatcaaagctTTGTGTGACATGGCTAAAGATAATGCACATGTTCCAATGCTTTCTAGGACTCATGGACAG CCAGCTTCACCAACTACTTTGGGCAAGGAACTGGCTATCTTTGCTGTAAGATTAAGCCGAGAAAGGAAGGATTTGTCTCATATTGAGATATTGGGGAAATTTGCTGGTGCAGTTGGAAATTACAATGCACATGTTGTTGCATATCCCAATGTTAACTGGCCTCAGGTTGCAGAACAGTTTGTACATTCTCTGGGATTAAGTTTTAATCCTTACGTCGCTCAG ATTGAAACCCATGACTACATGGCAAAGCTTTTTCATTCGCTCATCCAgttcaataatatattaattgacTTTGATAGAGATGTATGGGGTTATATATCTTTGAGCTACTTTAAGCAG ATCACTAAGGCTGGGGAAATTGGGTCATCAACCATGCCTCACAAAGTTAATCCTATTGACTTTGAGAACAGTGAAGGCAATCTAGGCGTAGCTAATGGAGTTCTTTCTCATCTAAGCATGAAGTTGCCGATTTCACGTTGGCAG AGGGACTTGACTGATTCAACTGTTATAAGGAACATGCCTGTAGGTATCGGTCATTCTCTTCTTGCCTACAAAAGCACACTTCAAGGAATAGGGAAGCTCCAG GTTAATGAAGCTCGCTTGGGTGAAGACTTGAACCAGTGCTGGGAGGTGCTTGCTGAACCAATACAGACG GTCATGCGAAGATATGGTGTTCCCGAGCCTTATGAGAAGCTAAAAGAGCTAACCAGAGGGAAAGCCGTTAACAAAGAGAGCATAAGAGTCTTCATTGAAGGCTTGGATATTCCAGAAGAAGCAAAGACGAATCTGTTGAAGTTAACACCTGATACTTATGTTGGAGCAGCTGTTGAATTGGCCAGAACAGTAGAAAATGTGGTAAACATTGTGATTGGATCGAATATTCAGTAA